The following are encoded in a window of Solibacillus sp. FSL R7-0668 genomic DNA:
- a CDS encoding EcsC family protein — protein MESKEQLQQYLTEIQKWEQDQSGLWFWEKLGRLPFKLLDKLTPKFVQEKIALLIDELVSYVQNGGKYLVSQQAMIRHIQKHTLHNVTSLEDIQQMPLSDMVELSAKLQKNRANMATVQGASTGFGGIFTLAIDIPVILGIALKTLQEIAMIHGYDPSEKQERIFIVKCIQFASSDIVGKDQILKELTTSFENAQSGENMMSQLKGWQEVFYTYRDNFGMKKLFQMIPIAGMIFGAFINKSMIHDIAEAGIMLYRKRRVLERLNKATE, from the coding sequence ATGGAATCCAAAGAACAGCTACAACAATACTTAACGGAAATTCAAAAATGGGAGCAAGATCAAAGCGGGCTCTGGTTTTGGGAAAAGCTCGGTCGTCTCCCTTTTAAGCTATTAGATAAACTGACACCAAAATTTGTACAAGAAAAAATTGCCTTATTAATCGACGAACTAGTAAGCTACGTTCAAAATGGAGGCAAATATTTAGTCAGCCAACAAGCCATGATACGCCATATTCAAAAGCATACATTACACAATGTCACTTCCCTTGAAGACATTCAGCAAATGCCGCTAAGCGATATGGTGGAGCTCAGTGCAAAACTACAAAAAAATCGCGCAAATATGGCGACTGTTCAAGGTGCTTCCACGGGCTTTGGCGGCATTTTCACACTAGCCATAGATATTCCTGTTATTTTAGGCATTGCATTAAAAACCTTACAAGAAATCGCGATGATTCATGGCTATGATCCGAGTGAAAAACAGGAACGCATTTTTATTGTCAAATGCATTCAATTCGCTTCCTCAGATATCGTCGGTAAAGATCAAATTTTAAAGGAGCTAACAACAAGCTTCGAAAACGCCCAATCTGGTGAAAATATGATGTCACAATTAAAAGGCTGGCAGGAGGTGTTTTATACATATCGCGATAATTTCGGTATGAAAAAACTATTCCAAATGATCCCGATTGCCGGTATGATATTCGGCGCCTTTATTAATAAATCCATGATTCATGATATTGCCGAGGCAGGCATCATGCTTTACCGAAAACGCCGTGTATTAGAGCGTTTAAATAAGGCTACCGAATAA
- a CDS encoding HAD family hydrolase has translation MNEIGKDGGMMKYEVVLFDLDGTIIDPKEGITKSVQFALAKMGVTVENCDTLESFIGPPLQLSFQEQFGFSIQQANEAISYYRERYKPTGIYENTVYEGMAELLAELKSKGYKLVIATSKPTVFAQNIAEHYDFARYFDGIIGSELDGTRTLKAEVIEEGLRQLGSYETSKCIMIGDRKYDMIGAKANAMDCVGVTYGYGSEQELAEAQATYIVQTVPQLRDVLMQ, from the coding sequence TTGAACGAAATTGGCAAGGATGGTGGCATGATGAAATACGAAGTGGTGTTATTTGATTTGGACGGAACCATTATTGATCCGAAAGAGGGCATTACAAAAAGTGTGCAATTTGCGTTAGCGAAAATGGGCGTGACAGTGGAAAACTGTGATACGTTGGAAAGCTTTATCGGTCCTCCGTTACAGCTTTCATTTCAGGAGCAATTCGGCTTTAGTATACAACAAGCAAATGAGGCGATAAGCTATTACCGAGAGCGCTATAAACCAACAGGGATTTATGAAAATACGGTGTATGAAGGAATGGCTGAGTTATTAGCTGAGCTGAAATCGAAGGGGTATAAGCTGGTAATTGCGACGTCAAAGCCGACTGTGTTTGCACAAAATATTGCAGAACACTATGATTTTGCACGTTATTTTGATGGGATTATTGGAAGTGAACTGGATGGTACGCGTACTCTAAAGGCTGAAGTTATTGAAGAGGGGCTTCGCCAATTGGGGAGCTACGAAACTTCAAAATGTATCATGATTGGTGATCGGAAATATGACATGATCGGCGCGAAGGCAAATGCTATGGATTGTGTGGGGGTAACCTATGGATATGGCTCGGAGCAAGAATTAGCCGAAGCTCAAGCAACCTATATTGTGCAAACCGTACCGCAATTACGTGATGTGCTGATGCAATAA
- a CDS encoding glycine--tRNA ligase has protein sequence MAEKSMETIVSLAKHRGFVFPGSDIYGGLANTWDYGPLGVELKNNVKKAWWQKFVQESEHNVGLDAAILMNPKAWVASGHVGNFNDPMIDCKACKARHRADKLIEDASLTKTGKEIIVDGMTFDQMKAKMEELEVACPDCGKIDFTDIRQFNLMFKTHQGVTESSSNEIYLRPETAQGIFVNFKNVQRSMRKRTPFGIAQVGKSFRNEITPGNFTFRTREFEQMELEFFCKPGEDLEWHAYWKNFCKDWLLNLGMKEDSMRLRDHEEDELSHYSNATTDIEFRFPFGWGELWGIADRTDYDLKQHMEHSGEDFTYIDPITNERYVPYCIEPSLGADRVTLAFLCDAFEEEQLEGDDTRTVLRFHPALAPFKAAVLPLSKKLSEEAGDVWADLRKAFPVDFDESQSIGKRYRRQDEIGTPFCITYDFDSKEDGQVTVRHRDSMEQTRMPIAEVKAYIEKHLQF, from the coding sequence ATGGCAGAAAAATCAATGGAAACAATTGTATCATTAGCAAAACATCGTGGCTTCGTATTCCCAGGTTCAGACATTTACGGTGGTTTAGCAAATACTTGGGATTACGGTCCACTAGGTGTCGAATTAAAAAACAACGTAAAAAAAGCTTGGTGGCAAAAATTCGTTCAAGAATCTGAGCACAATGTAGGTCTTGACGCAGCCATTCTCATGAATCCAAAAGCTTGGGTAGCTTCTGGTCACGTTGGAAACTTCAATGACCCAATGATCGACTGTAAAGCATGTAAAGCGCGTCACCGTGCCGACAAATTAATTGAAGATGCATCATTAACAAAAACAGGTAAAGAAATTATCGTCGACGGTATGACATTTGACCAAATGAAGGCGAAAATGGAAGAGCTAGAAGTCGCTTGTCCAGACTGCGGTAAAATCGATTTCACAGACATCCGTCAATTCAACTTAATGTTCAAAACGCATCAAGGTGTAACAGAAAGTTCTTCAAATGAAATTTACTTACGCCCTGAAACCGCTCAAGGGATTTTCGTGAACTTTAAAAATGTGCAACGTTCAATGCGCAAACGTACACCATTCGGTATCGCACAAGTAGGTAAATCATTCCGTAACGAGATCACTCCAGGTAACTTCACATTCCGTACACGCGAATTCGAGCAAATGGAATTAGAGTTCTTCTGTAAACCAGGTGAAGACTTAGAGTGGCACGCTTACTGGAAAAACTTCTGTAAGGATTGGTTATTAAACTTAGGCATGAAGGAAGATTCTATGCGTTTACGTGACCACGAAGAAGACGAACTATCTCACTATTCTAATGCAACAACAGATATCGAATTCCGTTTCCCATTCGGCTGGGGCGAGCTATGGGGTATCGCAGACCGTACAGATTACGACTTAAAACAACATATGGAGCATTCAGGTGAAGATTTCACTTATATTGATCCGATTACAAATGAGCGCTACGTACCATACTGCATCGAGCCATCATTAGGTGCAGACCGTGTAACTTTAGCATTCTTATGTGATGCTTTTGAGGAAGAGCAATTAGAAGGTGATGATACACGTACAGTATTACGCTTCCACCCTGCTTTAGCACCATTCAAAGCAGCCGTATTACCATTATCAAAAAAATTATCAGAAGAAGCTGGCGACGTATGGGCTGACTTACGAAAAGCCTTCCCAGTAGATTTCGACGAATCACAATCAATCGGTAAACGCTACCGTCGTCAAGACGAAATCGGTACACCATTCTGTATCACATACGACTTCGATTCAAAAGAAGACGGTCAAGTAACAGTCCGCCACCGCGATAGCATGGAGCAAACACGCATGCCGATTGCAGAGGTAAAAGCTTATATTGAGAAGCACTTACAATTCTAA
- a CDS encoding helix-turn-helix transcriptional regulator, translating into MSLIELNKRQEAILQIVKENGPITGEHIAERLGLTRATLRPDLAILTMAGFLDARPRVGYFYAGKKSAVALTESMLNLKVKDFQASPVVVHDHMTVYDAIIHMFSEDVGTLFVIDREEILQGVLSRKDLLRSSIGSQDLDKIPVHMIMTRMPNIAYCTNSDTLVDAAKKLIEREIDSMPVVKETEAGIHVIGRVTKTNITRAFISLADTHDL; encoded by the coding sequence GTGAGTCTAATAGAACTCAATAAACGTCAAGAGGCGATCTTGCAAATTGTAAAAGAAAATGGTCCTATTACGGGCGAACATATTGCCGAACGCCTTGGATTAACACGCGCAACCTTAAGACCAGACTTAGCAATCTTAACAATGGCAGGATTTTTAGATGCGCGACCACGTGTCGGCTATTTTTATGCGGGGAAAAAATCAGCAGTAGCACTAACCGAGTCCATGCTTAACCTAAAAGTAAAGGATTTTCAAGCATCCCCAGTAGTCGTACATGACCATATGACAGTGTATGATGCAATAATTCATATGTTTTCTGAAGATGTCGGAACATTATTTGTCATTGATCGTGAGGAAATCCTACAAGGCGTATTATCACGAAAAGACTTATTGCGCTCGAGTATCGGGTCTCAAGATTTAGATAAAATCCCTGTGCATATGATTATGACGCGTATGCCAAATATTGCCTATTGCACAAATTCAGATACTTTAGTAGATGCAGCGAAGAAATTAATTGAACGTGAGATTGATTCCATGCCAGTAGTAAAAGAAACGGAGGCGGGAATCCATGTAATTGGTCGAGTAACCAAAACAAATATCACGCGTGCCTTTATTTCACTAGCTGATACGCATGATTTATAG
- a CDS encoding pyruvate, water dikinase regulatory protein, which yields MKKITIFVVSDSVGETGEAAAKAAISQFRPNFESVRIRKFPHINNRELLEKVVHIAALNEATIIFTLVSREMRKAMEELAQQQRIPAIDLLGSMIDLIETSTGEAPLQRPGLVHKLDDDYFKKIEAIEFAVKYDDGQDPRGIPLADIVLIGVSRTSKTPLSQYLAHKSYKVANVPLVPEVTPPEELMQIDPKKCFGLVITPEKLNNIRKERLITLGLTENAFYAQQARIEQEISYFYSIVDKIGCQAIDVTNRAVEETAHKIIDLYERECK from the coding sequence ATGAAAAAGATTACGATATTTGTTGTTTCAGACTCTGTCGGTGAAACGGGAGAAGCAGCAGCAAAAGCAGCAATTAGCCAATTCCGTCCAAATTTTGAAAGTGTAAGAATTCGTAAGTTTCCTCATATTAATAATCGTGAGTTGCTAGAAAAGGTTGTCCATATTGCGGCCTTAAATGAGGCGACGATTATTTTTACATTGGTTTCGCGAGAGATGCGTAAGGCGATGGAAGAGCTCGCGCAGCAGCAACGAATTCCAGCAATCGATTTATTAGGCTCCATGATTGATTTAATCGAAACGTCAACAGGGGAAGCGCCATTACAAAGACCAGGACTTGTACATAAATTGGATGATGATTATTTTAAAAAAATCGAAGCAATTGAATTTGCGGTGAAGTATGATGATGGACAAGATCCACGCGGTATCCCATTAGCAGATATTGTACTCATTGGTGTTTCGCGGACATCCAAAACGCCACTCTCTCAATATTTAGCACATAAAAGCTATAAGGTTGCGAATGTCCCCCTTGTGCCCGAAGTCACACCACCGGAAGAACTGATGCAAATCGATCCGAAAAAGTGCTTTGGCTTGGTCATTACACCGGAAAAATTAAATAATATTCGAAAAGAGCGTCTGATTACATTAGGTCTTACAGAAAATGCCTTTTATGCGCAGCAAGCAAGAATTGAGCAAGAGATTAGCTATTTTTATAGTATTGTTGATAAAATTGGTTGTCAGGCCATTGATGTTACCAATCGTGCGGTGGAAGAGACGGCACATAAAATTATTGACTTATATGAACGAGAATGTAAATAA
- the dnaG gene encoding DNA primase codes for MAGKIPEHVIEQIRSQSDIVDVISDYMQLTKRGRNYFGLCPFHGEQTPSFSVSQEKQIFHCFGCGAGGNAITFVMDIEHIPFPDALVKLSQRAGIPLEMELVGEQQTENNPFSKKEQQMREAHAFAVEFYHHILMNTEDGEPALNYLLERGFTREQIETHQIGWAMPNWDTLSILLDRKGFDLEEMAESGLIIHKESDGRYFDRFRGRIMFPIRDENGKAIAFSGRILNSDGDDAKYLNSPETPIFHKSQVLYNLDKARASIRKTRQVVLMEGFIDVLAANRAGVYNAVATMGTSLTSQHITKLKRLVQQVTVCYDGDNAGFEAAKRAAQMLHEEQLKVEISVLPDKLDPDEFIRANGAEVFKDQIIEKPHAYIAFMMMYAKRGKNFQFENDTLQYIQEVLETLKGNTSPTERDLYIRQIAAETNISPEAISAQLRKLTADTVKEQKRSQTVLQTPPSELSMQERKRDATDRAERLLLAHMLHDVNVVNRVLKSGNNEPFIHEEYLAVFVRLIGFYEEYEMADFHRFVEVLNDAELRKIVMESAYIDRDPEHGEAEITDCLKQIEKRRLELQIEQLKHNQKEAEKMHEHRRALEIAQQIIDLSRKIKMGI; via the coding sequence GTGGCTGGGAAAATACCTGAACATGTGATTGAGCAGATTCGCTCACAGTCTGATATAGTCGACGTCATAAGTGACTATATGCAGTTAACGAAAAGAGGGCGCAACTATTTTGGATTATGTCCATTTCATGGGGAGCAAACACCCTCTTTTTCAGTTTCTCAAGAAAAGCAAATTTTCCACTGCTTTGGCTGTGGTGCGGGCGGAAACGCCATTACCTTTGTTATGGATATTGAACATATTCCATTTCCAGACGCACTCGTAAAGCTAAGCCAGCGTGCAGGCATTCCACTCGAGATGGAGCTTGTAGGCGAACAACAGACGGAAAACAACCCTTTTTCAAAAAAAGAGCAACAAATGCGAGAAGCACATGCATTTGCGGTAGAGTTTTATCATCATATTTTAATGAATACGGAAGATGGCGAGCCGGCGTTAAATTACTTGCTTGAAAGAGGATTTACACGCGAGCAAATTGAAACACATCAAATAGGATGGGCAATGCCAAATTGGGACACACTGTCTATACTATTAGATCGTAAAGGATTTGATTTAGAGGAGATGGCAGAAAGCGGGCTCATCATTCATAAAGAGAGTGATGGTCGTTATTTTGATCGCTTTAGGGGACGGATTATGTTCCCGATTCGTGATGAAAATGGCAAAGCAATTGCATTTTCTGGTCGAATTTTAAATTCAGATGGCGACGATGCCAAATATTTAAATAGCCCAGAAACGCCTATTTTCCACAAAAGTCAGGTGCTTTATAACTTAGATAAAGCACGCGCCTCGATTCGTAAAACGAGACAAGTAGTTTTAATGGAAGGCTTTATTGATGTATTAGCAGCGAATCGTGCAGGGGTATACAATGCGGTTGCCACGATGGGTACGTCACTTACATCCCAGCATATTACAAAGCTTAAACGCTTAGTGCAGCAAGTTACAGTTTGCTATGATGGTGATAATGCTGGTTTTGAGGCGGCCAAACGTGCAGCGCAAATGCTTCACGAAGAGCAATTGAAAGTGGAAATTTCGGTTTTACCAGATAAGCTTGACCCGGATGAATTTATCCGAGCTAACGGTGCTGAAGTTTTTAAAGATCAAATTATTGAGAAGCCGCATGCCTATATTGCATTTATGATGATGTATGCAAAGCGCGGAAAAAACTTTCAATTTGAAAATGATACATTGCAATATATTCAGGAAGTATTAGAAACTTTAAAAGGTAATACTTCCCCAACCGAACGAGACTTATATATTCGTCAAATCGCAGCAGAGACCAATATTTCACCAGAAGCGATTAGTGCACAGCTGCGAAAATTAACGGCAGATACTGTCAAAGAGCAAAAGCGAAGTCAAACGGTGCTACAAACGCCTCCAAGTGAACTCTCGATGCAAGAGCGTAAAAGAGATGCAACGGATCGCGCTGAACGTTTGCTATTAGCGCATATGCTGCATGATGTAAATGTTGTGAATAGGGTGCTTAAAAGTGGAAATAATGAGCCCTTCATTCACGAGGAATATTTAGCTGTCTTTGTCCGTTTAATCGGTTTTTACGAAGAATATGAAATGGCAGATTTTCACCGTTTTGTCGAGGTGTTAAACGACGCTGAGCTGCGCAAAATTGTAATGGAGTCAGCTTATATTGATCGTGATCCTGAACATGGTGAAGCCGAAATCACGGATTGCCTAAAGCAAATCGAAAAGCGTCGCCTAGAATTACAAATTGAACAATTAAAACACAATCAAAAAGAAGCGGAAAAGATGCACGAACATAGACGGGCTCTTGAAATCGCCCAACAAATTATTGACCTTAGCAGAAAAATAAAAATGGGCATTTAA
- the rpoD gene encoding RNA polymerase sigma factor RpoD, protein MADKSKHSKDMKVNGVSLEQIKKQLLAKAKSVGEISMKEISDTLAFFELENEEIFNFADEIEKSDVTVEGKEEFEEEALSKQESSEEVFDLNDLSVPPGVKINDPVRMYLKEIGRVDLLSAEEEIRLAERIEQGDEEARKRLAEANLRLVVSIAKRYVGRGMLFLDLIQEGNMGLIKAVEKFDHRKGFKFSTYATWWIRQAITRAIADQARTIRIPVHMVETINKLIRVQRQLLQDLGREPSPEEIGEEMDLTPEKVREILKIAQEPVSLETPIGEEDDSHLGDFIEDSEAQSPADHAAYELLKEQLEDVLDTLTDREENVLRLRFGLDDGRTRTLEEVGKVFGVTRERIRQIEAKALRKLRHPSRSKRLKDFLE, encoded by the coding sequence ATGGCGGACAAGTCAAAACATTCAAAAGATATGAAGGTAAATGGTGTTTCGTTAGAGCAAATTAAAAAACAACTATTAGCAAAAGCAAAATCAGTTGGTGAAATTTCAATGAAAGAAATTTCAGATACACTCGCATTTTTTGAATTGGAAAACGAAGAAATTTTCAACTTTGCAGATGAAATCGAAAAAAGTGATGTAACAGTTGAAGGTAAAGAAGAATTTGAAGAAGAAGCACTTTCGAAGCAGGAATCAAGCGAAGAAGTTTTTGATTTAAATGATTTAAGTGTTCCTCCGGGCGTTAAAATCAATGACCCAGTTCGTATGTATTTAAAAGAAATTGGTCGTGTAGATTTACTTTCTGCTGAAGAAGAAATTCGTTTAGCAGAGCGTATTGAGCAAGGTGACGAAGAAGCACGTAAGCGTTTAGCAGAAGCGAACTTACGTCTTGTTGTTTCGATTGCCAAGCGTTACGTAGGACGCGGTATGTTATTCTTAGATTTAATTCAAGAAGGAAATATGGGTCTTATTAAAGCGGTTGAAAAGTTTGACCACCGTAAAGGATTCAAATTCTCCACTTATGCAACATGGTGGATTCGTCAAGCGATCACGCGTGCCATTGCAGACCAAGCGCGTACAATCCGTATTCCGGTACACATGGTTGAAACAATTAACAAATTAATTCGTGTACAGCGTCAACTGCTTCAAGATTTAGGGCGCGAACCATCTCCAGAGGAAATCGGAGAAGAAATGGATTTAACACCTGAAAAAGTACGTGAAATTTTAAAAATCGCGCAGGAGCCCGTTTCACTTGAAACGCCAATCGGGGAAGAAGATGATTCGCATTTAGGTGATTTCATCGAGGATTCAGAAGCACAATCTCCAGCCGATCACGCGGCTTATGAATTATTAAAAGAGCAATTAGAAGACGTGTTAGACACATTAACAGACCGTGAAGAAAATGTATTACGCTTACGTTTTGGTTTAGACGATGGTCGTACACGCACATTAGAAGAGGTAGGGAAAGTATTTGGTGTAACACGTGAGCGTATTCGCCAAATCGAGGCAAAAGCATTGCGCAAATTACGCCACCCATCTCGCTCAAAACGTCTAAAAGATTTCTTAGAATAG
- a CDS encoding acyl-CoA dehydrogenase family protein, translated as MHFDLSTEQAMLQKMIREFSDEVVAPGAVERDRTKAFPLAIFNELSQMGIMGLPFSEQYGGAGADTISFAIVTEELSRVCASTGITYSAHISLGGAPLNLFGTEAQKQKYLVPICTGESFGAFGLTEPNAGSDAGGTETTATLRNDEYVINGTKVFITNASYAKHLALTAITNRDGDKKEISAIIVPTDAPGFSIKSDYEKMGLHASNTTELILQDVHVPEENLLGVRGNGFKQFLTTLDGGRIGIAAMAVGIAQGALNKAIQYSKERKQFGKSLAEFQATQFKLADMEVKIQLARTFVYKAAWLKDQGRPFSKEAAIAKYYASEMAMEVCDEAIQIHGGYGYMKEYEVERFMRDAKLLEIGEGTSEVQKMVIARHIL; from the coding sequence ATGCATTTTGATTTATCGACAGAGCAAGCAATGTTACAGAAAATGATTCGGGAATTTTCAGATGAGGTGGTCGCACCAGGAGCGGTAGAACGTGATCGCACAAAAGCATTTCCACTTGCAATTTTCAACGAGCTTTCGCAAATGGGCATCATGGGCTTACCCTTTTCAGAACAATATGGCGGAGCGGGAGCAGATACAATAAGCTTTGCAATTGTGACGGAGGAATTGAGCCGTGTTTGTGCATCGACGGGTATTACGTATTCGGCGCATATTTCATTAGGTGGAGCACCACTGAACTTATTTGGTACAGAGGCGCAAAAGCAAAAATATTTAGTGCCGATCTGTACAGGGGAATCCTTTGGCGCATTTGGTTTAACCGAGCCTAATGCGGGTTCAGATGCAGGGGGGACTGAAACAACGGCTACACTTCGCAATGATGAATATGTCATAAATGGTACGAAGGTTTTCATTACAAATGCAAGTTATGCCAAGCATCTCGCGTTAACAGCTATAACAAATCGAGATGGAGACAAAAAAGAAATAAGCGCGATTATTGTACCAACTGATGCACCAGGATTTTCGATTAAATCGGATTACGAAAAAATGGGCTTACATGCCTCCAATACGACGGAATTGATTTTACAGGATGTGCATGTTCCAGAAGAAAACTTGCTCGGTGTTCGTGGCAATGGCTTTAAGCAATTTTTAACAACGCTCGATGGTGGCCGAATTGGAATCGCCGCAATGGCAGTGGGAATTGCGCAAGGTGCGTTAAATAAGGCGATTCAATATTCAAAAGAACGAAAGCAGTTTGGCAAGTCACTGGCTGAATTTCAAGCAACACAGTTTAAACTGGCTGATATGGAGGTAAAGATTCAACTAGCAAGAACATTTGTTTATAAGGCGGCCTGGTTAAAGGATCAAGGGCGACCTTTTAGCAAAGAGGCAGCAATCGCGAAATACTATGCTTCTGAAATGGCGATGGAAGTATGTGATGAAGCGATTCAAATTCATGGTGGCTACGGTTATATGAAAGAATATGAGGTAGAGCGCTTTATGCGAGATGCAAAATTACTCGAAATTGGTGAGGGAACTTCGGAAGTTCAAAAAATGGTGATTGCAAGACATATCTTATAA
- the cccA gene encoding cytochrome c550, with protein MKNNPLIPYVLIMVFGIGLIFFMSFEGAADKNSADEGQAETAEISGEEVAQKNCISCHGGDLTGGMGPSIVGLDAVHIQEVALKGQGSMPAILKTEEEAQAVAEYISGL; from the coding sequence ATGAAAAACAATCCACTAATTCCTTACGTTCTTATCATGGTATTCGGTATCGGTCTAATTTTCTTCATGTCATTTGAGGGTGCTGCTGATAAAAACAGTGCGGATGAGGGTCAAGCTGAAACAGCTGAAATTAGCGGTGAAGAGGTAGCTCAAAAGAACTGTATCTCTTGTCACGGCGGTGATTTAACTGGTGGTATGGGTCCATCTATTGTAGGTTTAGATGCTGTTCATATTCAAGAGGTGGCGTTAAAAGGTCAAGGTTCAATGCCTGCTATTTTAAAAACTGAAGAAGAAGCTCAAGCTGTAGCTGAGTATATTTCAGGTCTATAA
- a CDS encoding tRNA (adenine(22)-N(1))-methyltransferase — translation MNAQKLSKRLETVASFVPTGAVVADIGSDHAYLPCYLVHKGIAARAIAGEVVQGPYDSAVRQVRTEGLTEKITVRLADGLAAVEESDHVTAITIAGMGGPLIVSILEKHPQALKTVTRLILQPNIHAKAIREWALAHGWALQDEVILEEDGKVYEVLVLQRGSMDLNEAQILMGPKLMNTKCAVFVEKWSREVANWQRVQQAIRNAEQTEENKAKYEELTHLIALVQEAIQ, via the coding sequence ATGAACGCGCAAAAACTTTCAAAAAGACTGGAAACGGTGGCATCGTTTGTACCAACAGGAGCCGTTGTAGCGGATATTGGCAGTGACCACGCTTATTTACCATGCTATCTAGTACATAAGGGAATTGCGGCACGGGCAATTGCAGGTGAAGTCGTACAAGGTCCATATGATTCTGCTGTCCGTCAAGTGCGCACAGAGGGTTTAACGGAAAAAATTACGGTGCGCCTAGCGGATGGGCTTGCAGCGGTAGAAGAATCAGATCATGTTACCGCGATTACAATTGCTGGTATGGGCGGCCCCTTAATCGTATCGATTTTAGAAAAACACCCACAAGCATTAAAAACGGTGACACGATTAATTTTACAGCCGAATATTCATGCAAAAGCCATTCGAGAATGGGCATTAGCACATGGCTGGGCTTTACAAGACGAGGTCATTTTAGAAGAAGACGGCAAAGTATATGAGGTGCTTGTATTACAGCGTGGTTCGATGGATTTAAATGAAGCACAAATTTTAATGGGACCAAAGCTAATGAATACAAAATGTGCGGTCTTCGTGGAAAAATGGTCTCGAGAAGTCGCAAACTGGCAGCGTGTGCAGCAAGCCATTCGCAATGCTGAACAAACCGAAGAAAATAAAGCGAAATATGAAGAACTAACGCATTTAATTGCGCTCGTGCAGGAGGCGATTCAATGA
- a CDS encoding Nif3-like dinuclear metal center hexameric protein, protein MKTVNGNEIIQLFEAWSPKKYACMPNDPIGLAIGTLNKAVSKVLVTLDVTHEVVDEAITQGCELIIAHHPPIFMKLSNLRTDNPQGALYEKCLKNNIAVYAAHTNLDVAPGGVNDLLADALQLENRQILERSYEEKMMKLAVFVPAAESEAMREALAKAGAGRIGHYEACSYTLAGEGRFRALAGANPTIGEVGDLHVEPEEKIEVVFPQSIKNKVLKAMLNAHSYEEPAYDLVAMELSTNEQGLGRIGTLKEPMTLLEFAEFVKVQLDVPALRVVGPLDRTVQKVAVVGGDGNKYIRTAKFAGADVFVTGDIGFHMAQDAEVSGLSIVDPGHHVEKVMIKGVAEKMAALCADKKLQVTFIQSTIHTEPFQFI, encoded by the coding sequence ATGAAGACTGTAAACGGTAACGAAATCATTCAACTTTTTGAAGCATGGTCACCCAAAAAATATGCGTGTATGCCAAATGATCCGATTGGTTTAGCGATTGGTACGTTAAATAAAGCAGTATCTAAGGTGCTCGTTACGCTGGATGTGACACATGAGGTGGTAGATGAGGCAATCACACAGGGCTGTGAGCTAATTATTGCCCATCATCCACCAATTTTTATGAAGCTATCGAATTTACGTACCGATAACCCACAAGGAGCATTGTACGAAAAGTGCTTGAAAAACAATATCGCGGTTTACGCAGCGCATACAAATTTAGATGTGGCGCCAGGTGGGGTTAATGATTTACTGGCTGATGCTTTACAGCTAGAAAATCGTCAAATTTTAGAACGCTCTTATGAAGAGAAAATGATGAAGCTTGCAGTATTTGTTCCAGCTGCTGAGAGTGAAGCGATGCGAGAGGCACTAGCAAAAGCCGGAGCTGGACGAATCGGCCATTACGAGGCTTGTAGCTACACACTTGCCGGTGAGGGGCGCTTCCGTGCATTAGCAGGTGCGAATCCGACTATTGGAGAAGTAGGCGATTTGCATGTAGAGCCCGAAGAAAAAATTGAGGTTGTGTTCCCACAATCGATAAAAAATAAAGTATTAAAAGCGATGTTAAATGCGCATAGCTATGAAGAACCAGCATATGATTTAGTTGCGATGGAGCTATCGACAAATGAGCAAGGGTTAGGGCGCATCGGAACATTAAAAGAGCCGATGACGCTGCTTGAATTTGCAGAGTTTGTGAAGGTACAGTTAGATGTACCTGCCTTGCGCGTTGTTGGACCATTGGATCGCACCGTTCAAAAGGTAGCGGTTGTTGGTGGAGACGGCAACAAATACATTCGAACAGCAAAATTTGCAGGTGCAGATGTCTTTGTAACAGGGGATATCGGCTTCCATATGGCACAAGATGCAGAGGTGAGTGGTCTAAGCATCGTTGACCCAGGACATCATGTGGAGAAGGTAATGATTAAAGGGGTAGCAGAAAAAATGGCCGCTTTATGTGCGGATAAGAAATTACAAGTAACATTTATTCAATCGACAATTCATACAGAGCCATTTCAATTTATTTAA